The following are from one region of the Andrena cerasifolii isolate SP2316 chromosome 1, iyAndCera1_principal, whole genome shotgun sequence genome:
- the Vacht gene encoding vesicular acetylcholine transporter, which translates to MSTTIPILNIELGELKQLIWMKLQEPKAQRKLVLIIVSVALLLDNMLYMVIVPIIPDYLKYVGAFGEEEEPAVNSTAPPIHHGQDSATGVLFASKAIVQLMVNPFSGALIDRIGYDIPMMIGLCIMFLSTAVFACGRSYGVLFFARSLQGVGSAFADTSGLAMIADRYTEESERSKALGIALAFISFGCLVAPPFGGALYQFAGKEVPFLILAFISLADGFMLLLVMKPLSEQMKERSADQAPSIPIWRLLMDPYIAVCAGALMMSNVALAFLEPTISLWMEQNITRDNWKMGMIWLPAFFPHVFGVVITVKMAKEYPQHQWLMAASGLALEGLCCFIIPFCTSYKVLMIPICGICFGIALIDTALLPTLGYLVDVRYVSVYGSIYAIADISYSLAYAVGPIIAGGVVEAIGFTALNFGIAFSNLLYAPVLVYLKHIYDFKPFQDEADVLMQDPPDKEYQTYVLQEQRVLSGEVENHLIQTRMETNVDQGYDQNYQGGQSYEQAGYGQNINAPGYNQAAGGYEQAPTYEQPDNYSQQPAQGYAQQRPYGQEPQAAGQADVNPFRRPAPNVDQRPAGDSNPFRQGMY; encoded by the coding sequence ATGTCGACGACGATACCGATACTGAACATCGAGCTGGGCGAGCTCAAGCAGCTCATCTGGATGAAGCTGCAGGAGCCGAAAGCTCAGCGAAAGCTCGTACTGATTATCGTCTCCGTGGCGTTGCTGCTCGACAATATGCTGTACATGGTGATAGTGCCGATCATACCCGATTATTTGAAGTACGTTGGCGCGTTCGGCGAGGAGGAGGAGCCGGCGGTCAATTCGACGGCGCCGCCCATTCATCACGGCCAGGATTCAGCCACGGGAGTGCTGTTCGCGTCGAAGGCGATCGTTCAGCTAATGGTGAATCCGTTCTCGGGCGCTCTGATAGACAGAATCGGCTACGACATACCTATGATGATTGGGCTCTGCATAATGTTCCTGTCGACCGCTGTCTTCGCCTGCGGAAGGAGTTACGGTGTCCTGTTCTTCGCTAGGAGCCTCCAGGGCGTGGGGTCTGCATTCGCCGATACCAGCGGCCTGGCGATGATAGCGGATCGCTACACGGAGGAGTCGGAACGCTCCAAGGCCTTGGGTATCGCGCTGGCGTTCATCAGTTTCGGTTGCCTCGTGGCGCCGCCGTTCGGTGGTGCCCTGTACCAGTTCGCGGGCAAAGAGGTGCCGTTTCTCATACTTGCGTTCATCAGTCTCGCTGATGGGTTCATGCTTCTGCTGGTGATGAAGCCGTTGAGCGAGCAGATGAAGGAGAGGAGCGCGGACCAAGCGCCCTCGATACCCATTTGGCGGCTTCTGATGGATCCCTACATCGCTGTATGCGCCGGAGCCCTGATGATGTCCAACGTCGCGCTTGCCTTCCTGGAGCCCACCATATCGCTGTGGATGGAGCAGAACATAACCCGCGACAACTGGAAGATGGGAATGATTTGGCTGCCTGCGTTCTTCCCGCACGTATTCGGCGTGGTGATTACCGTTAAGATGGCCAAGGAGTACCCCCAACACCAATGGCTGATGGCCGCCTCCGGCCTCGCGTTGGAAGGCCTATGCTGCTTCATAATACCTTTCTGCACCTCGTACAAGGTCCTCATGATACCGATCTGCGGCATCTGCTTCGGTATAGCTCTCATCGATACCGCCCTGCTGCCCACCCTGGGCTATCTAGTGGACGTACGATACGTCTCCGTCTACGGCAGCATCTACGCCATAGCCGACATCTCGTACAGCTTGGCGTACGCGGTTGGACCCATTATTGCTGGCGGCGTCGTGGAGGCGATCGGCTTCACCGCCCTGAACTTCGGCATAGCCTTCTCGAATTTGCTTTACGCACCTGTGCTGGTGTACCTGAAGCACATCTACGACTTCAAGCCGTTCCAGGATGAAGCGGACGTCCTCATGCAGGATCCACCCGACAAGGAGTACCAGACGTACGTGTTGCAGGAGCAGAGGGTGCTATCTGGGGAAGTGGAGAACCACCTGATCCAGACGCGCATGGAGACAAACGTGGACCAAGGCTACGACCAGAACTATCAAGGCGGTCAGAGCTACGAGCAGGCTGGCTACGGGCAGAACATCAATGCCCCCGGATACAATCAAGCGGCGGGAGGGTACGAGCAAGCACCGACGTACGAGCAGCCAGATAATTACAGTCAGCAGCCAGCGCAGGGTTACGCTCAGCAGAGACCCTACGGGCAGGAACCGCAAGCTGCAGGCCAGGCGGACGTCAATCCGTTCAGGAGACCCGCTCCTAACGTCGACCAGAGACCCGCTGGTGATAGCAATCCCTTCAGACAGGGGATGTACTAA